The proteins below come from a single Oncorhynchus keta strain PuntledgeMale-10-30-2019 chromosome 1, Oket_V2, whole genome shotgun sequence genomic window:
- the LOC127915094 gene encoding keratin, ultra high-sulfur matrix protein-like isoform X5, with translation MIGLIKIQSYVCENIVVFMAIYSNPEITAFQQSFFLTKNVSTPTKMSINYNPHFLLLGGCVLVGGCVLLGGCVLVVGCVLLGGCVLLGGCVLVVGCVLLGGCVLLGGCVLVGGCVLLGGCVLVGGCVLLGGCVLVGGCVLLGGCVLVGGCVLLGGCVLLGGCVLLGGCVLLGGCGLLGGCVLLGGCGLVGGCVLLGGCGLLGGCVLLGGCGLVGGCVLLGGCVLVGGCVSLGGCGLVGGCVLLGGCVLVGGCVLLGGCVLLGGCVLVGGCVLLGGCVLVGGCVLLGGCVLVGGCVLLGGCVLLGGCVLLGGCVLVGGCVAGC, from the exons ATGATTGGTTTAATAAAGATTCAAAGTTACGTTTGTGAGAATATAGTGGTGTTTATGGCCATTTACAGCAATCCAGAAATAACTGCATTTCAACAGAGCTTTTTccttacaaaaaatgtatcaaccccgacaaaaatgtccattaattataatccacatttcctgttgctgggAGGCTGTGTGTTAGTGGGTGGCTGTGTGTTACTAGGTGGCTGTGTGTTAGTGGTTGGCTGTGTGTTACTAGGTGGCTGTGTGTTACTAGGTGGCTGTGTGTTAGTGGTTGGCTGTGTGTTACTAGGTGGCTGTGTGTTACTAGGTGGCTGTGTGTTAGTGGGTGGCTGTGTGTTACTAG GTGGCTGTGTGTTAGTGGGTGGCTGTGTGTTACTAGGTGGCTGTGTGTTAGTGGGTGGCTGTGTGTTACTAGGTGGCTGTGTGTTAGTGGGTGGCTGTGTGTTACTAGGTGGCTGTGTGTTACTAGGTGGCTGTGTGTTACTGGGTGGCTGTGTGTTACTAGGTGGCTGTGGGCTACTAGGTGGCTGTGTGTTACTAGGTGGCTGTGGGTTAGTGGGTGGCTGTGTGTTACTAGGTGGCTGTGGGCTACTAGGTGGCTGTGTGTTACTAGGTGGCTGTGGGTTAGTGGGTGGCTGTGTGTTACTAGGTGGCTGTGTGTTAGTGGGTGGCTGTGTGTCACTAGGTGGCTGTGGGTTAGTGGGTGGCTGTGTGTTACTAGGTGGCTGTGTGTTAGTGGGTGGCTGTGTGTTACTAGGTGGCTGTGTGTTACTAGGTGGCTGTGTGTTAGTGGGTGGCTGTGTGTTACTAGGTGGCTGTGTGTTAGTGGGTGGCTGTGTGTTACTAGGTGGCTGTGTGTTAGTGGGTGGCTGTGTGTTACTAGGTGGCTGTGTGTTACTAGGTGGCTGTGTGTTACTAGGTGGCTGTGTGTTAGTGGGTGGCTGTGTGGCAGGTTGTTAA
- the LOC127915094 gene encoding uncharacterized protein LOC127915094 isoform X2, translating into MIGLIKIQSYVCENIVVFMAIYSNPEITAFQQSFFLTKNVSTPTKMSINYNPHFLLLGGCVLVGGCVLLGGCVLVVGCVLLGGCVLLGGCVLVVGCVLLGGCVLLGGCVLVGGCVLLGGCGLLGGCVLLGGCGLVGGCVLLGGCGLLGGCVLLGGCGLVGGCVLLGGCVLVGGCVLLGGCGLVGGCVLLGGCVLVGGCVLLGGCVLLGGCVLVGGCVLLGGCVLVGGCVLLGGCVLVGGCVLLGGCVLLGGCVLLGGCVLLGGCGLLGGCVLLGGCGLVGGCVLLGGCGLLGGCVLLGGCGLVGGCVLLGGCVLVGGCVSLGGCGLVGGCVLLGGCVLVGGCVLLGGCVLLGGCVLLGGCVLLGGCVLVGGCVAGC; encoded by the exons ATGATTGGTTTAATAAAGATTCAAAGTTACGTTTGTGAGAATATAGTGGTGTTTATGGCCATTTACAGCAATCCAGAAATAACTGCATTTCAACAGAGCTTTTTccttacaaaaaatgtatcaaccccgacaaaaatgtccattaattataatccacatttcctgttgctgggAGGCTGTGTGTTAGTGGGTGGCTGTGTGTTACTAGGTGGCTGTGTGTTAGTGGTTGGCTGTGTGTTACTAGGTGGCTGTGTGTTACTAGGTGGCTGTGTGTTAGTGGTTGGCTGTGTGTTACTAGGTGGCTGTGTGTTACTAGGTGGCTGTGTGTTAGTGGGTGGCTGTGTGTTACTAGGTGGCTGTGGGCTACTAGGTGGCTGTGTGTTACTAGGTGGCTGTGGGTTAGTGGGTGGCTGTGTGTTACTAGGTGGCTGTGGGCTACTAGGTGGCTGTGTGTTACTAGGTGGCTGTGGGTTAGTGGGTGGCTGTGTGTTACTAGGTGGCTGTGTGTTAGTGGGTGGCTGTGTGTTACTAGGTGGCTGTGGGTTAGTGGGTGGCTGTGTGTTACTAGGTGGCTGTGTGTTAGTGGGTGGCTGTGTGTTACTAGGTGGCTGTGTGTTACTAGGTGGCTGTGTGTTAGTGGGTGGCTGTGTGTTACTAGGTGGCTGTGTGTTAGTGGGTGGCTGTGTGTTACTAGGTGGCTGTGTGTTAGTGGGTGGCTGTGTGTTACTAGGTGGCTGTGTGTTACTAGGTGGCTGTGTGTTACTGGGTGGCTGTGTGTTACTAGGTGGCTGTGGGCTACTAGGTGGCTGTGTGTTACTAGGTGGCTGTGGGTTAGTGGGTGGCTGTGTGTTACTAGGTGGCTGTGGGCTACTAGGTGGCTGTGTGTTACTAGGTGGCTGTGGGTTAGTGGGTGGCTGTGTGTTACTAGGTGGCTGTGTGTTAGTGGGTGGCTGTGTGTCACTAGGTGGCTGTGGGTTAGTGGGTGGCTGTGTGTTACTAGGTGGCTGTGTGTTAGTGGGTGGCTGTGTGTTACTAGGTGGCTGTGTGTTACTAG GTGGCTGTGTGTTACTAGGTGGCTGTGTGTTACTAGGTGGCTGTGTGTTAGTGGGTGGCTGTGTGGCAGGTTGTTAA
- the LOC127915094 gene encoding uncharacterized protein LOC127915094 isoform X1, giving the protein MIGLIKIQSYVCENIVVFMAIYSNPEITAFQQSFFLTKNVSTPTKMSINYNPHFLLLGGCVLVGGCVLLGGCVLVVGCVLLGGCVLLGGCVLVVGCVLLGGCVLLGGCVLVGGCVLLGGCGLLGGCVLLGGCGLVGGCVLLGGCGLLGGCVLLGGCGLVGGCVLLGGCVLVGGCVLLGGCGLVGGCVLLGGCVLVGGCVLLGGCVLLGGCVLVGGCVLLGGCVLVGGCVLLGGCVLVGGCVLLGGCVLLGGCVLLGGCVLLGGCGLLGGCVLLGGCGLVGGCVLLGGCGLLGGCVLLGGCGLVGGCVLLGGCVLVGGCVSLGGCGLVGGCVLLGGCVLVGGCVLLGGCVLLGGCVLVGGCVLLGGCVLVGGCVLLGGCVLLGGCVLVGGCVAGC; this is encoded by the exons ATGATTGGTTTAATAAAGATTCAAAGTTACGTTTGTGAGAATATAGTGGTGTTTATGGCCATTTACAGCAATCCAGAAATAACTGCATTTCAACAGAGCTTTTTccttacaaaaaatgtatcaaccccgacaaaaatgtccattaattataatccacatttcctgttgctgggAGGCTGTGTGTTAGTGGGTGGCTGTGTGTTACTAGGTGGCTGTGTGTTAGTGGTTGGCTGTGTGTTACTAGGTGGCTGTGTGTTACTAGGTGGCTGTGTGTTAGTGGTTGGCTGTGTGTTACTAGGTGGCTGTGTGTTACTAGGTGGCTGTGTGTTAGTGGGTGGCTGTGTGTTACTAGGTGGCTGTGGGCTACTAGGTGGCTGTGTGTTACTAGGTGGCTGTGGGTTAGTGGGTGGCTGTGTGTTACTAGGTGGCTGTGGGCTACTAGGTGGCTGTGTGTTACTAGGTGGCTGTGGGTTAGTGGGTGGCTGTGTGTTACTAGGTGGCTGTGTGTTAGTGGGTGGCTGTGTGTTACTAGGTGGCTGTGGGTTAGTGGGTGGCTGTGTGTTACTAGGTGGCTGTGTGTTAGTGGGTGGCTGTGTGTTACTAGGTGGCTGTGTGTTACTAGGTGGCTGTGTGTTAGTGGGTGGCTGTGTGTTACTAGGTGGCTGTGTGTTAGTGGGTGGCTGTGTGTTACTAGGTGGCTGTGTGTTAGTGGGTGGCTGTGTGTTACTAGGTGGCTGTGTGTTACTAGGTGGCTGTGTGTTACTGGGTGGCTGTGTGTTACTAGGTGGCTGTGGGCTACTAGGTGGCTGTGTGTTACTAGGTGGCTGTGGGTTAGTGGGTGGCTGTGTGTTACTAGGTGGCTGTGGGCTACTAGGTGGCTGTGTGTTACTAGGTGGCTGTGGGTTAGTGGGTGGCTGTGTGTTACTAGGTGGCTGTGTGTTAGTGGGTGGCTGTGTGTCACTAGGTGGCTGTGGGTTAGTGGGTGGCTGTGTGTTACTAGGTGGCTGTGTGTTAGTGGGTGGCTGTGTGTTACTAGGTGGCTGTGTGTTACTAGGTGGCTGTGTGTTAGTGGGTGGCTGTGTGTTACTAGGTGGCTGTGTGTTAGTGGGTGGCTGTGTGTTACTAG GTGGCTGTGTGTTACTAGGTGGCTGTGTGTTAGTGGGTGGCTGTGTGGCAGGTTGTTAA
- the LOC127915094 gene encoding keratin-associated protein 5-5-like isoform X9: MIGLIKIQSYVCENIVVFMAIYSNPEITAFQQSFFLTKNVSTPTKMSINYNPHFLLLGGCVLVGGCVLLGGCVLVVGCVLLGGCVLLGGCVLVVGCVLLGGCVLLGGCVLVGGCVLLGGCGLLGGCVLLGGCGLVGGCVLLGGCGLLGGCVLLGGCGLVGGCVLLGGCVLVGGCVLLGGCGLVGGCVLLGGCVLVGGCVLLGGCVLLGGCVLVGGCVLLGGCVLVGGCVLLGGCVLVGGCVLLGGCVLVGGCVLLGGCVLVGGCVLLGGCVLVGGCVLLGGCVLLGGCVLLGGCVLVGGCVAGC; the protein is encoded by the exons ATGATTGGTTTAATAAAGATTCAAAGTTACGTTTGTGAGAATATAGTGGTGTTTATGGCCATTTACAGCAATCCAGAAATAACTGCATTTCAACAGAGCTTTTTccttacaaaaaatgtatcaaccccgacaaaaatgtccattaattataatccacatttcctgttgctgggAGGCTGTGTGTTAGTGGGTGGCTGTGTGTTACTAGGTGGCTGTGTGTTAGTGGTTGGCTGTGTGTTACTAGGTGGCTGTGTGTTACTAGGTGGCTGTGTGTTAGTGGTTGGCTGTGTGTTACTAGGTGGCTGTGTGTTACTAGGTGGCTGTGTGTTAGTGGGTGGCTGTGTGTTACTAGGTGGCTGTGGGCTACTAGGTGGCTGTGTGTTACTAGGTGGCTGTGGGTTAGTGGGTGGCTGTGTGTTACTAGGTGGCTGTGGGCTACTAGGTGGCTGTGTGTTACTAGGTGGCTGTGGGTTAGTGGGTGGCTGTGTGTTACTAGGTGGCTGTGTGTTAGTGGGTGGCTGTGTGTTACTAGGTGGCTGTGGGTTAGTGGGTGGCTGTGTGTTACTAGGTGGCTGTGTGTTAGTGGGTGGCTGTGTGTTACTAGGTGGCTGTGTGTTACTAGGTGGCTGTGTGTTAGTGGGTGGCTGTGTGTTACTAGGTGGCTGTGTGTTAGTGGGTGGCTGTGTGTTACTAGGTGGCTGTGTGTTAGTGGGTGGCTGTGTGTTACTAG GTGGCTGTGTGTTAGTGGGTGGCTGTGTGTTACTAGGTGGCTGTGTGTTAGTGGGTGGCTGTGTGTTACTAGGTGGCTGTGTGTTAGTGGGTGGCTGTGTGTTACTAGGTGGCTGTGTGTTACTAGGTGGCTGTGTGTTACTAGGTGGCTGTGTGTTAGTGGGTGGCTGTGTGGCAGGTTGTTAA
- the LOC118387770 gene encoding P2Y purinoceptor 13-like: MNGSQSNLSLKCVRDTSVTAVVFPCLYSALFLFALVLNCLAAWIFFNIRSTTTFVVYLKNVVVADLLMTLSIPVKVLADTDVGSWRLRAFYCRYSAVLFYTTMYISILLLGLISLDRYLKIVRPFGKCALQRVGVGQALSAAVWAVMVSLALPNTILSDRTPSGSPGRLKCTSLKGQAGLLWHEGFNYFCQVVFWGTLALMLLCYTFISRKVYESYKASRSGSNAASRRTKAKVFVVVVVFFVCFAPFHFARVPYTLTQTRKTANHCWAQNALYVAKETTLWLCATNVCLDPLIYVFLCRVFRKRLTDVLNRKPHPQGALESPTATSTHLEMSQMVNNRILDVSLA, translated from the exons ATGAACGGCAGCCAATCAAACCTGTCTCTGAAGTGTGTGCGTGACACCAGCGTGACGGCGGTGGTCTTCCCCTGTCTCTACAGCGCCCTCTTCCTGTTTGCGCTGGTACTCAACTGCCTGGCTGCATGGATCTTCTTCAACATCCGTAGCACCACCACCTTCGTGGTCTACCTGAAGAACGTA GTGGTGGCAGACCTGCTGATGACCCTGTCCATCCCGGTGAAGGTCCTCGCGGACACCGACGTGGGCTCCTGGCGTCTGCGTGCGTTCTACTGTCGCTACTCCGCCGTCCTCTTCTACACCACCATGTACATCAGCATCCTGCTCCTGGGGCTCATCAGCCTGGACCGCTACCTCAAGATAGTCAGGCCCTTCGGGAAGTGCGCCCTCCAGAGGGTCGGGGTGGGACAGGCCTTGAGTGCGGCCGTCTGGGCTGTGATGGTGTCTCTGGCTCTGCCCAATACCATTCTGAGTGACCGCACACCGTCGGGTTCTCCTGGTCGGCTGAAGTGTACCTCTCTAAAGGGTCAGGCCGGTCTGCTGTGGCACGAGGGCTTCAACTACTTCTGCCAG gtgGTGTTTTGGGGAACACTGGCTCTGATGCTGCTGTGTTATACTTTCATCAGTCGTAAAGTCTACGAGTCCTACAAAGCCTCGCGTAGTGGCTCCAACGCGGCCAGCCGCAGGACCAAGGCCAAAGtctttgtggtggtggtggtgtttttCGTTTGTTTCGCCCCTTTTCATTTCGCCAGAGTGCCCTACACTCTTACCCAGACCCGAAAAACAGCCAACCACTGCTGGGCGCAGAACGCGCTCTACGTTGCCAAGGAGACCACTCTCTGGCTCTGTGCCACTAACGTGTGTCTGGACCCGCTGATCTATGTGTTCCTGTGCAGGGTGTTCCGGAAAAGATTGACAGACGTGCTCAATCGCAAGCCCCACCCCCAGGGTGCTTTGGAGTCGCCCACGGCAACCTCTACACATTTGGAGATGTCACAGATGGTGAATAACAGAATACTGGATGTCAGCTTGGCCTAG
- the LOC127915094 gene encoding uncharacterized protein LOC127915094 isoform X7 translates to MIGLIKIQSYVCENIVVFMAIYSNPEITAFQQSFFLTKNVSTPTKMSINYNPHFLLLGGCVLVGGCVLLGGCVLVVGCVLLGGCVLLGGCVLVVGCVLLGGCVLLGGCVLVGGCVLLGGCGLLGGCVLLGGCGLVGGCVLLGGCGLLGGCVLLGGCGLVGGCVLLGGCGLLGGCVLLGGCGLVGGCVLLGGCGLLGGCVLLGGCGLVGGCVLLGGCVLVGGCVSLGGCGLVGGCVLLGGCVLVGGCVLLGGCVLLGGCVLVGGCVLLGGCVLVGGCVLLGGCVLVGGCVLLGGCVLLGGCVLLGGCVLVGGCVAGC, encoded by the exons ATGATTGGTTTAATAAAGATTCAAAGTTACGTTTGTGAGAATATAGTGGTGTTTATGGCCATTTACAGCAATCCAGAAATAACTGCATTTCAACAGAGCTTTTTccttacaaaaaatgtatcaaccccgacaaaaatgtccattaattataatccacatttcctgttgctgggAGGCTGTGTGTTAGTGGGTGGCTGTGTGTTACTAGGTGGCTGTGTGTTAGTGGTTGGCTGTGTGTTACTAGGTGGCTGTGTGTTACTAGGTGGCTGTGTGTTAGTGGTTGGCTGTGTGTTACTAGGTGGCTGTGTGTTACTAGGTGGCTGTGTGTTAGTGGGTGGCTGTGTGTTACTAGGTGGCTGTGGGCTACTAGGTGGCTGTGTGTTACTAGGTGGCTGTGGGTTAGTGGGTGGCTGTGTGTTACTAGGTGGCTGTGGGCTACTAGGTGGCTGTGTGTTACTAGGTGGCTGTGGGTTAGTGGGTGGCTGTGTGTTACTAG GTGGCTGTGGGCTACTAGGTGGCTGTGTGTTACTAGGTGGCTGTGGGTTAGTGGGTGGCTGTGTGTTACTAGGTGGCTGTGGGCTACTAGGTGGCTGTGTGTTACTAGGTGGCTGTGGGTTAGTGGGTGGCTGTGTGTTACTAGGTGGCTGTGTGTTAGTGGGTGGCTGTGTGTCACTAGGTGGCTGTGGGTTAGTGGGTGGCTGTGTGTTACTAGGTGGCTGTGTGTTAGTGGGTGGCTGTGTGTTACTAGGTGGCTGTGTGTTACTAGGTGGCTGTGTGTTAGTGGGTGGCTGTGTGTTACTAGGTGGCTGTGTGTTAGTGGGTGGCTGTGTGTTACTAGGTGGCTGTGTGTTAGTGGGTGGCTGTGTGTTACTAGGTGGCTGTGTGTTACTAGGTGGCTGTGTGTTACTAGGTGGCTGTGTGTTAGTGGGTGGCTGTGTGGCAGGTTGTTAA
- the LOC127915094 gene encoding keratin-associated protein 5-5-like isoform X6, with protein MIGLIKIQSYVCENIVVFMAIYSNPEITAFQQSFFLTKNVSTPTKMSINYNPHFLLLGGCVLVGGCVLLGGCVLVVGCVLLGGCVLLGGCVLVVGCVLLGGCVLLGGCVLVGGCVLLGGCGLLGGCVLLGGCGLVGGCVLLGGCGLLGGCVLLGGCGLVGGCVLLGGCVLVGGCVLLGGCGLVGGCVLLGGCVLVGGCVLLGGCVLLGGCVLVGGCVLLGGCVLVGGCVLLGGCVLVGGCVLLGGCVLVGGCVLLGGCVLLGGCVLVGGCVLLGGCVLVGGCVLLGGCVLVGGCVLLGGCVLLGGCVLLGGCVLVGGCVAGC; from the exons ATGATTGGTTTAATAAAGATTCAAAGTTACGTTTGTGAGAATATAGTGGTGTTTATGGCCATTTACAGCAATCCAGAAATAACTGCATTTCAACAGAGCTTTTTccttacaaaaaatgtatcaaccccgacaaaaatgtccattaattataatccacatttcctgttgctgggAGGCTGTGTGTTAGTGGGTGGCTGTGTGTTACTAGGTGGCTGTGTGTTAGTGGTTGGCTGTGTGTTACTAGGTGGCTGTGTGTTACTAGGTGGCTGTGTGTTAGTGGTTGGCTGTGTGTTACTAGGTGGCTGTGTGTTACTAGGTGGCTGTGTGTTAGTGGGTGGCTGTGTGTTACTAGGTGGCTGTGGGCTACTAGGTGGCTGTGTGTTACTAGGTGGCTGTGGGTTAGTGGGTGGCTGTGTGTTACTAGGTGGCTGTGGGCTACTAGGTGGCTGTGTGTTACTAGGTGGCTGTGGGTTAGTGGGTGGCTGTGTGTTACTAGGTGGCTGTGTGTTAGTGGGTGGCTGTGTGTTACTAGGTGGCTGTGGGTTAGTGGGTGGCTGTGTGTTACTAGGTGGCTGTGTGTTAGTGGGTGGCTGTGTGTTACTAGGTGGCTGTGTGTTACTAGGTGGCTGTGTGTTAGTGGGTGGCTGTGTGTTACTAGGTGGCTGTGTGTTAGTGGGTGGCTGTGTGTTACTAGGTGGCTGTGTGTTAGTGGGTGGCTGTGTGTTACTAG GTGGCTGTGTGTTAGTGGGTGGCTGTGTGTTACTAGGTGGCTGTGTGTTACTAGGTGGCTGTGTGTTAGTGGGTGGCTGTGTGTTACTAGGTGGCTGTGTGTTAGTGGGTGGCTGTGTGTTACTAGGTGGCTGTGTGTTAGTGGGTGGCTGTGTGTTACTAGGTGGCTGTGTGTTACTAGGTGGCTGTGTGTTACTAGGTGGCTGTGTGTTAGTGGGTGGCTGTGTGGCAGGTTGTTAA
- the LOC127915094 gene encoding keratin, ultra high-sulfur matrix protein-like isoform X8 translates to MIGLIKIQSYVCENIVVFMAIYSNPEITAFQQSFFLTKNVSTPTKMSINYNPHFLLLGGCVLVGGCVLLGGCVLVVGCVLLGGCVLLGGCVLVVGCVLLGGCVLLGGCVLLGGCVLVGGCVLLGGCVLVGGCVLLGGCVLVGGCVLLGGCVLLGGCVLLGGCVLLGGCGLLGGCVLLGGCGLVGGCVLLGGCGLLGGCVLLGGCGLVGGCVLLGGCVLVGGCVSLGGCGLVGGCVLLGGCVLVGGCVLLGGCVLLGGCVLVGGCVLLGGCVLVGGCVLLGGCVLVGGCVLLGGCVLLGGCVLLGGCVLVGGCVAGC, encoded by the exons ATGATTGGTTTAATAAAGATTCAAAGTTACGTTTGTGAGAATATAGTGGTGTTTATGGCCATTTACAGCAATCCAGAAATAACTGCATTTCAACAGAGCTTTTTccttacaaaaaatgtatcaaccccgacaaaaatgtccattaattataatccacatttcctgttgctgggAGGCTGTGTGTTAGTGGGTGGCTGTGTGTTACTAGGTGGCTGTGTGTTAGTGGTTGGCTGTGTGTTACTAGGTGGCTGTGTGTTACTAGGTGGCTGTGTGTTAGTGGTTGGCTGTGTGTTACTAGGTGGCTGTGTGTTACTAG GTGGCTGTGTGTTACTAGGTGGCTGTGTGTTAGTGGGTGGCTGTGTGTTACTAGGTGGCTGTGTGTTAGTGGGTGGCTGTGTGTTACTAGGTGGCTGTGTGTTAGTGGGTGGCTGTGTGTTACTAGGTGGCTGTGTGTTACTAGGTGGCTGTGTGTTACTGGGTGGCTGTGTGTTACTAGGTGGCTGTGGGCTACTAGGTGGCTGTGTGTTACTAGGTGGCTGTGGGTTAGTGGGTGGCTGTGTGTTACTAGGTGGCTGTGGGCTACTAGGTGGCTGTGTGTTACTAGGTGGCTGTGGGTTAGTGGGTGGCTGTGTGTTACTAGGTGGCTGTGTGTTAGTGGGTGGCTGTGTGTCACTAGGTGGCTGTGGGTTAGTGGGTGGCTGTGTGTTACTAGGTGGCTGTGTGTTAGTGGGTGGCTGTGTGTTACTAGGTGGCTGTGTGTTACTAGGTGGCTGTGTGTTAGTGGGTGGCTGTGTGTTACTAGGTGGCTGTGTGTTAGTGGGTGGCTGTGTGTTACTAGGTGGCTGTGTGTTAGTGGGTGGCTGTGTGTTACTAGGTGGCTGTGTGTTACTAGGTGGCTGTGTGTTACTAGGTGGCTGTGTGTTAGTGGGTGGCTGTGTGGCAGGTTGTTAA
- the LOC127915094 gene encoding uncharacterized protein LOC127915094 isoform X3 — translation MIGLIKIQSYVCENIVVFMAIYSNPEITAFQQSFFLTKNVSTPTKMSINYNPHFLLLGGCVLVGGCVLLGGCVLVVGCVLLGGCVLLGGCVLVVGCVLLGGCVLLGGCVLVGGCVLLGGCVLVGGCVLLGGCVLLGGCVLVGGCVLLGGCVLVGGCVLLGGCVLVGGCVLLGGCVLLGGCVLLGGCVLLGGCGLLGGCVLLGGCGLVGGCVLLGGCGLLGGCVLLGGCGLVGGCVLLGGCVLVGGCVSLGGCGLVGGCVLLGGCVLVGGCVLLGGCVLLGGCVLVGGCVLLGGCVLVGGCVLLGGCVLVGGCVLLGGCVLLGGCVLLGGCVLVGGCVAGC, via the exons ATGATTGGTTTAATAAAGATTCAAAGTTACGTTTGTGAGAATATAGTGGTGTTTATGGCCATTTACAGCAATCCAGAAATAACTGCATTTCAACAGAGCTTTTTccttacaaaaaatgtatcaaccccgacaaaaatgtccattaattataatccacatttcctgttgctgggAGGCTGTGTGTTAGTGGGTGGCTGTGTGTTACTAGGTGGCTGTGTGTTAGTGGTTGGCTGTGTGTTACTAGGTGGCTGTGTGTTACTAGGTGGCTGTGTGTTAGTGGTTGGCTGTGTGTTACTAGGTGGCTGTGTGTTACTAGGTGGCTGTGTGTTAGTGGGTGGCTGTGTGTTACTAG GTGGCTGTGTGTTAGTGGGTGGCTGTGTGTTACTAGGTGGCTGTGTGTTACTAGGTGGCTGTGTGTTAGTGGGTGGCTGTGTGTTACTAGGTGGCTGTGTGTTAGTGGGTGGCTGTGTGTTACTAGGTGGCTGTGTGTTAGTGGGTGGCTGTGTGTTACTAGGTGGCTGTGTGTTACTAGGTGGCTGTGTGTTACTGGGTGGCTGTGTGTTACTAGGTGGCTGTGGGCTACTAGGTGGCTGTGTGTTACTAGGTGGCTGTGGGTTAGTGGGTGGCTGTGTGTTACTAGGTGGCTGTGGGCTACTAGGTGGCTGTGTGTTACTAGGTGGCTGTGGGTTAGTGGGTGGCTGTGTGTTACTAGGTGGCTGTGTGTTAGTGGGTGGCTGTGTGTCACTAGGTGGCTGTGGGTTAGTGGGTGGCTGTGTGTTACTAGGTGGCTGTGTGTTAGTGGGTGGCTGTGTGTTACTAGGTGGCTGTGTGTTACTAGGTGGCTGTGTGTTAGTGGGTGGCTGTGTGTTACTAGGTGGCTGTGTGTTAGTGGGTGGCTGTGTGTTACTAGGTGGCTGTGTGTTAGTGGGTGGCTGTGTGTTACTAGGTGGCTGTGTGTTACTAGGTGGCTGTGTGTTACTAGGTGGCTGTGTGTTAGTGGGTGGCTGTGTGGCAGGTTGTTAA
- the LOC127915094 gene encoding UDP-3-O-acylglucosamine N-acyltransferase-like isoform X4, producing the protein MIGLIKIQSYVCENIVVFMAIYSNPEITAFQQSFFLTKNVSTPTKMSINYNPHFLLLGGCVLVGGCVLLGGCVLVVGCVLLGGCVLLGGCVLVVGCVLLGGCVLLGGCVLVGGCVLLGGCGLLGGCVLLGGCGLVGGCVLLGGCGLLGGCVLLGGCGLVGGCVLLGGCVLVGGCVLLGGCGLVGGCVLLGGCVLVGGCVLLGGCVLLGGCVLVGGCVLLGGCVLVGGCVLLGGCVLVGGCVLLGGCVLLGGCVLVGGCVLLGGCVLLGGCVLVGGCVLLGGCVLVGGCVLLGGCVLVGGCVLLGGCVLLGGCVLLGGCVLVGGCVAGC; encoded by the exons ATGATTGGTTTAATAAAGATTCAAAGTTACGTTTGTGAGAATATAGTGGTGTTTATGGCCATTTACAGCAATCCAGAAATAACTGCATTTCAACAGAGCTTTTTccttacaaaaaatgtatcaaccccgacaaaaatgtccattaattataatccacatttcctgttgctgggAGGCTGTGTGTTAGTGGGTGGCTGTGTGTTACTAGGTGGCTGTGTGTTAGTGGTTGGCTGTGTGTTACTAGGTGGCTGTGTGTTACTAGGTGGCTGTGTGTTAGTGGTTGGCTGTGTGTTACTAGGTGGCTGTGTGTTACTAGGTGGCTGTGTGTTAGTGGGTGGCTGTGTGTTACTAGGTGGCTGTGGGCTACTAGGTGGCTGTGTGTTACTAGGTGGCTGTGGGTTAGTGGGTGGCTGTGTGTTACTAGGTGGCTGTGGGCTACTAGGTGGCTGTGTGTTACTAGGTGGCTGTGGGTTAGTGGGTGGCTGTGTGTTACTAGGTGGCTGTGTGTTAGTGGGTGGCTGTGTGTTACTAGGTGGCTGTGGGTTAGTGGGTGGCTGTGTGTTACTAGGTGGCTGTGTGTTAGTGGGTGGCTGTGTGTTACTAGGTGGCTGTGTGTTACTAGGTGGCTGTGTGTTAGTGGGTGGCTGTGTGTTACTAGGTGGCTGTGTGTTAGTGGGTGGCTGTGTGTTACTAGGTGGCTGTGTGTTAGTGGGTGGCTGTGTGTTACTAGGTGGCTGTGTGTTACTAG GTGGCTGTGTGTTAGTGGGTGGCTGTGTGTTACTAGGTGGCTGTGTGTTACTAGGTGGCTGTGTGTTAGTGGGTGGCTGTGTGTTACTAGGTGGCTGTGTGTTAGTGGGTGGCTGTGTGTTACTAGGTGGCTGTGTGTTAGTGGGTGGCTGTGTGTTACTAGGTGGCTGTGTGTTACTAGGTGGCTGTGTGTTACTAGGTGGCTGTGTGTTAGTGGGTGGCTGTGTGGCAGGTTGTTAA